A region of Liolophura sinensis isolate JHLJ2023 chromosome 8, CUHK_Ljap_v2, whole genome shotgun sequence DNA encodes the following proteins:
- the LOC135473875 gene encoding uncharacterized protein LOC135473875, producing the protein MDKDVIKHDKTTLIKLAGNFNRSVNKVRILSDNASKYRELLTADISSMNASLRDLNDSVMFTAQLFNQFSHLSFYHFDRSIKATIKDISESYSYDTISASSSVAEANSTLNNIIEKLETLIVTKHYSTHTSTPLIPEITKGIQIFREQIVSGYGQKYKEFRESRDKYNKTTESILKISAHLKGILTQEYKALKNVTHGRHTGTERYSEALAQFYRTIQLVEGDVMQEMDRELTELQEAYTKDRQKVLAFARTLVTVDEQFQTEARTIETSSKQLWNSLESLQIELNTLQGEFSKVKKEYTEGKLNKSKLAQRLGLPILVDSRRAAEDLTMKVKQLMDDIARAGTAMWNLIEPIKFRFSDFRLSQKILKSLETPSLAQDTDAVTNDIRKSLNHVAEYETELEDYVESTKINGKFYLNNFLQLDIYFAELTETTITQQTSYGLFDLACDIGGSLALYLGISVIAFFEALDFAGQLINIVFFKGKLKRFEQPGESTC; encoded by the exons ATGGATAAGGACGTGATTAAACACGACAAAACCACCCTCATCAAACTGGCGGGCAATTTTAACCGAAGTGTAAATAAAGTGCGAATATTATCCGACAATGCATCCAAGTATAGAGAACTGTTAACGGCCGATATAAGTAGCATGAATGCCTCTCTTAGAGACCTGAACGACTCTGTCATGTTTACAGCCCAGCTTTTCAATCAGTTCAGTCATCTGTCCTTCTATCATTTTGACAGAAGTATCAAAGCTACAATAAAGgatatttctgaaagctacTCCTACGATACAATCAGTGCGTCGTCTTCTGTGGCTGAGGCAAACAGCACCTTGAACAACATCATCGAGAAACTGGAAACGCTGATAGTAACCAAGCATTACTCAACTCATACGTCCACCCCACTCATCCCCGAAATTACCAAGGGCATTCAGATTTTCCGAGAGCAGATTGTTAGTGGTTATGGTCAGAAATATAAGGAATTTCGTGAGTCACGTGACAAGTACAATAAAACCACAGAATCCATACTGAAGATTTCCGCACATTTGAAAGGCATACTTACACAGGAGTATAAGGCCCTGAAAAATGTCACCCACGGCAGACATACTGGTACTGAAAGATATTCTGAAGCACTGGCACAGTTTTACCGCACTATTCAGTTGGTGGAAGGGGATGTCATGCAAGAAATGGACAGAGAACTGACCGAACTTCAAGAAGCTTACACAAAAGATAGACAAAAGGTTTTGGCATTTGCCAGAACACTTGTGACTGTTGATGAACAGTTTCAAACCGAGGCCAGAACAATCGAAACGTCTTCGAAACAGCTTTGGAACTCACTGGAATCTCTCCAGATTGAACTGAATACTCTTCAGGGGGAGTTTTCTAAAGTTAAAAAAGAATACACGGAAGGGAAGTTAAACAAGAGTAAATTAGCCCAAAGGCTTGGGTTGCCCATACTGGTGGATTCACGGAGAGCTGCTGAG GACCTTACCATGAAAGTCAAGCAGCTCATGGACGATATTGCTCGCGCCGGAACTGCCATGTGGAATCTCATTGAACCAATTAAATTTCGATTTAGCGATTTCCGGTTGTCACAAAAGATCCTTAAATCGCTTGAGACGCCATCTTTAGCTCAGGACACGGACGCAGTGACAAATGATATTCGGAAGTCTCTCAATCACGTGGCCGAGTACGAGACGGAACTGGAGGATTATGTTGAAAGTACAAAGATTAACGGAAAATTTTATCT AAACAACTTTTTACAACTGGATATATACTTCGCCGAGCTGACAGAGACTACGATAACACAGCAGACTTCATACGGACTATTTGACTTAGCCT GTGACATTGGTGGATCTTTGGCTCTCTACCTAGGCATCAGCGTTATTGCTTTCTTCGAGGCTCTGGATTTTGCTGGTCAATTAATTAATATCGTGTTCTTCAAAGGGAAGTTAAAGAGGTTCGAACAGCCTGGAGAGTCGACGTGCTGA